One Vanacampus margaritifer isolate UIUO_Vmar chromosome 20, RoL_Vmar_1.0, whole genome shotgun sequence DNA window includes the following coding sequences:
- the rnf152 gene encoding E3 ubiquitin-protein ligase rnf152 translates to METLSQDSLLECQICFNYFSPRRRPKLLDCRHTCCSLCLSQMRSSHKEIRCPWCRGVTKLPPGLSVAHLPDDPDALAAVAIPHASERTPVFIRLAGSGCYVLPLPADDDRAPSLLACRFLPGGGRKGVAVVSVPEEQPLEGEDGEGERRASGPATGGAAKGSTWSGVCTVVLVACVLLFLLGIVLHNMSCISKRFTVISCG, encoded by the coding sequence ATGGAGACTCTTTCCCAAGATTCCCTTCTGGAATGTCAGATCTGCTTCAACTACTTCAGTCCGCGGCGGCGGCCCAAACTGCTGGACTGCCGCCACACGTGCTGCTCGCTGTGCCTGTCGCAAATGCGCAGCAGCCACAAGGAGATCCGCTGCCCGTGGTGCCGCGGCGTCACCAAGCTGCCGCCCGGCCTCTCGGTGGCCCACCTGCCCGACGACCCCGACGCGCTCGCCGCCGTGGCCATCCCGCACGCCTCCGAGCGCACGCCCGTCTTCATCCGCCTGGCCGGCAGCGGCTGCTACGTGCTGCCGCTGCCCGCCGACGACGACCGCGCGCCCAGCCTGCTGGCGTGCCGCTTCTTGCCGGGCGGCGGGCGGAAGGGCGTGGCGGTGGTGAGCGTGCCCGAGGAGCAGCCTCTGGAGGGGGAGGACGGCGAGGGGGAGCGGCGGGCCAGCGGGCCGGCGACTGGCGGGGCGGCCAAAGGGTCCACGTGGTCGGGCGTGTGCACGGTGGTGCTGGTGGCGTGCGTGCTGCTCTTCCTGCTCGGCATCGTGCTGCACAACATGTCGTGCATCTCCAAGCGCTTCACCGTCATCTCTTGCGGATGA